The nucleotide window tatttagtatttCCTGAGCTCACAGGATGAAAAGACAAAGTGTGGTGATTGGACTGTACTTGGGTATTAAGGTATAGACCTCTACAAGTATCTGAGTCAACTAAATTTTACACTAATTAGTTATTCTGCAGTTACCTTATTCTTACAATGTACTTTTGATTTGTGTACACTatcacattattttttcttctttcatcaggGAAGATTCTATGATGGAGTACCTTAAGATAGCACAAGACTTAGAAATGTATGGAGTCaactattttgaaataaagaataaaaaaggaactGAATTGTGGCTAGGAGTTGATGCTTTGGGTCTGAATATTTATGAGCATGATGATAAGTAAGTGGCTAATACTCATTTTGCAGTCCTGTCCTAGGAGATCCTGAGATGATACAAAAACCATCTTATTGTGTATTCAATAACATCTAGCAAAATAGGTTCTCAAAGAGCTTCTAATCTATGTAAAAGATAGGAAAAGAGAGATGTTAACTGCCagaatatttgaattttaaagcttaaatagagatgcaaaagaaggaaaaggaagagcagTTCTGTGGAAACTTAGATTTACGTTGCTTAATATGGATATATGATGGTTAGATCATCTTTATATGGTTTCTTTCTGTACTTTTCACTCCCTCAAGACTTTCTCTTCAGTCAGAATGAAAAGGACACTGAGAAGCTGAGCGACATGTTTAATGAGAAACGTTTTGTAAGAGCAGTGGTTAGGATTATAGCTGTTAGAGCATGAAAAACTTTGGTATCTAAAAGTGAAATCTTTTAGACATCAAAGAAAATCGATTAATCTTGTGTCCTGGTAGAGATCAAATATTCTGTCCTACTTGAAGAGGGAGAGAGCTGGAATGTACAAAATTTGAAGAATCTCAAAACAGAACAACAGacttgttcttttgtttctttttctaaacactTGTTACTAGTATCTCATGTCAACAGTCCTTTCAGTGATTTGAAGTTGATGTGTTAAACACCAGAACAGCTGTCAACTGACCTGAAACTTAATGCTTTTTGATGTATATACTCTGTAACAAAATTCTATAAGCCTTAATTGCCATTAGATGGCAATATAACTCCTGAAAGAAGGAAATGCTCAGAAGATGTTCAGATCAGATTGAACCGTCAACCAATTTTTAGTATTCTTTAACTCCCAATACTTAGCaatcaaatatttaaacattttctaatgCTTGTAATTAAGATAAtatgaattggaaaaaaaatttctgtggtCACGGAGAAAAAAATTTGCAGTTATGCAATTGGTGCATAACCCTTTAATGGTTTCtgaactgaatttattttaatcaagATGTAGCGGAAATTAACTTGAACTTTGGAAATATAAGAACACATATCTTGCATCTGAATAAATCAAAGTACAACATTGCTGAAGGCtaatttcagtatttgaaatgtcagacttTTCTCAAATTTAAATAGTTattcttttcactgaaaataaaattatcaatAGCTTATAAAGGATCAGTACATGATTGTGATGTTTAGCATCTATTTAATGGTAGTAGAATAAGTCACCAATAGAAATTTCTTCTGTTAGTGCCATGAAATTTACTCATGTAATTTATTCATTTGATGGAattgtggggggggggaaaaaaagttaccAAAATGTGCTTGAACTGTTATGTTTTGTAAGTGTGATAATGAAACTAATATGGAGTTAAGGCTTAGTGGacataaataaaatgtctttgctgcttctAATGAGAACTTTCTCTTTGAAGGCTGACACCCAAGATTGGTTTTCCTTGGAGTGAAATAAGAAACATCtcttttaatgacaaaaaatttGTCATAAAGCCAATTGACAAAAAGGCCCCTGTAAGTAGTGTGTAGAATAGTATGCTTTTGTATATGAAGAGATTTCAGTGTGCAAGGACTTGCTCTGGCATTATGGCATTAGTAAAGATTTTGTGACAGTTATTATTCTCATTGGTAGAATAGTCAgtaatcaaaaagaaattttaattttgaagtatgatatgtttattttctgtcttcattctgGTTGATACtcttaagatttctttttttttttaattcaactaaTATTTTGTGATGTGTTGAAAAGCCACAGTGTAAGATGCTAAATTCTCTGGCGCCCCACCTTTCATGAGATATACTCGATTTCTGAAGAATCTTGACCTAGAAGAGAATAGTCTCACttttttagaaatttaaataaataattttgtgtaaACTAGCTAACCTCTTACATGGAGGAAGCCAGGTGTAACTTTGAATTTATCTTGCAAGTTCCTGACAGTAACTAGATTTATAGATTATGGTGTTGGATTGCTCAGAGGATGGATGTCAAAATacttgtaattttaaatttaacaaatgCAAGCATGCAGTAATGGTTTGAGTCTTGTCACAACTGTATTTTTAGATTAATGGATATACTGTTTTTGCTAGGATTTTGTTTTTTATGCACCCCGTCTGAGAATTAACAAGCGAATTTTGGCACTGTGTATGGGAAATCATGAATTGTACATGAGGAGGAGGAAACCTGATACAATTGAAGTGCAACAGATGAAGGCCCAAGCTAGAGAGGAGAAACATCAGAAACAATTGGAAAGGTAATTAACAAACttccatgaaacagaaaaaaaattcttctaccCTTTTAAGAAAACTAAGTTATAGAATATCAGACATCTTAGCATTCTAGAaaagagctgcttttctttctgtaatataTGAAAGCAGGTTTGTGGATTGTCATGGCTCACTTGTCTTAATAGAAAGCCGTATCTTTTTTGAGCTTTCAGCACAGTAATAGTAGCTGTACCGTTGTTTCTCATTATGTTTTTGTGAAACAGTCTTAACTCTGTTGCTTGATCCTTAGAGACTTTTATACTCTGCAGGTGAACCTTTAAAGCAAGTTCAGTGAAGAATGTTATGGCTTACctattgtatatttaaaaaatgctgttgcCATTTCTAGCCCAGATGAAACATGAGCCATGTCTAAAATGCAGGTATAATTGTGGATTTACCTGGTTGAACCATAATCAAGGTTGCTAATCAGTTCTGTACAGTATTTTGAAGTGAAACTTGGTGGTTCTTGCATTGTAAACTGGATTTGAAGCACTTAAAATTACGTGCTTCTCTGCTAGCTGAGTAAACTGAAAAATAGGCTACCAGCATCCTTAGAGTAGAATTTAATCTGAGGTTAAAAAaccttttactatttttttcagggCACAATTagaaaatgagaagaagaaaagggagatagcagaaaaggaaaaggaaagaatagaGCGTGAAAAGGAAGAATTAATGGAACGTTTAAGACAAATTGAGGAACAAACAATGAAAGCTCAGAAAGGTGAGCTCTTACTGGTCCtggatttttttatatctgaTGACAATGTGTAGTTCCACAATTCTCTTGGTATGTGGGGACtttcttggttttttggtttgtgtttttttaaaatttattttgttagtAATAACAAGAATTTAGTGGTGTATTATTTGAGAgattctttttcactgaaaagatggtgtgtgtgcatatatgtgtatatttgtaATACAAAACCAATTCCTAATATAGAAAAGTTTCActttaataaaaaggaaattaacatGTACACAGTTCAACTCAGAATTATGAAAATCTGGAGTTGGAGGGAGCAGGGAAATTAGAGAGTAAGATTCAGAGTAATTCCTCTAGGATTTTGTTGAATTTAGCTTTTCACTTGGAAATTCTTTGTTCCTTCATTCTCCTATTTCCTTGTAAGATttgagaattttaaaattaaaatcttgtcaGATTTTAGTGAATAAACATAGTTTCACCAATCACAGTTCTTTGTGTTGAACCGCCCCATAGAGTCCCTGATTCCTCTATTTCCTAGTCCCTTctctctgtgttctttttttgctTCAGGTTTGGTTCACATTCATAAAAGTTTTGTTCCTCTCTTCTGTTCATAACTGTTGGCTTCAGGCACGATAGAGAAAATCACTGACTAAATCTATGCAAATAAATTGCATATGCCTGACACTGTTCTCCTGCTCTACCCCCGCATTTTTTAGTCTTTCAATGCAGAACAGGTTGGACACATCCAGACAGGTAACAGAGGAACTGTTCCTTGGAATTGTTTAAGGGAGAGGTATTTAGCCCAGGACAAAACAGTGTCAGGGTGATTCTAAAGGTTTTAACAATGTACACTTTCTCATAACTCTTTTGTAAACAATATAGCCTAATTTCTGATGCAATACATAATGTTCATGTGTTGCTGGTCTTTTTAGCCTTCTAGTCACATGTGGGAAAGTGTTTATATAAATGGTGTCTGCATTCTGTGGTTGTCTTGGTAGTTAAGTGTTTTCCATCTTCATGGGAAGATTTTGTTTAAGtagtgtttttaaatatttatgcattttatgtAATTTTCTAAGTACTGCATTCGTACAACTCCACATACTTGTAATGCTGTTCGTTTAATTTTATAACTGAAGCAGTAGGCCTGGGAAACCAACTGAAGAATATTGATTACATGAGACCTACTTAAAACTACAAGTGCAAAGATGAGGAATGTGTCAGCATACCCGGGGAGATGCTTTTTTAGTATTAAAGCATGTGGTGAAGGGCAAATGGATCATTTCAATAACTGAGCAGTTGTTTAGGTTTTCTCGTGAAGGAAACTGGCAGTTATGCCTAGATGGAAAACTTATCATTAGAATCAGCAAGGAgcttcagaaagacttttttcatAGTCACTTCATCTTGCACATCAGAGGAGTGTATTTTTGCCTGTGCAAATCTTACCTTACAGTACTGGTAGGTTATTACTTCTTCCTATTTCACTCAGGGTTCTGCCCTTTAGATTGCAGTATTTTGCTAACCAGGCAGGTAGACAACTATTATCCCTCCCTTGATTTAAATTTTCCTGTTTGCACCTTTTTGGCTTTGTTCTACAGAGAATCTTTCTGACCCTTCCCAGTGGGTCTTAGGTCATTTTGCTGGAGGCACACACCTATATTGGCTGTTGCAATTAAGGAATCTTTGTCAGGCATTTCAATAGAGTAGAagagttttttgctttttttactgtaagagcATGATTTAATGTATAAGAAATCTTGGTGGTAAGAGTGAgggtgtatgtgcatgtatgtgtacatatatttaGGTGTTTAGTTTTATCAGTGAGGTGATAATTTTCTGAAGCACTGGGCTGTCAGAACTGTCAGGTAAGATTAAGTATATCCAAAGTATGTCTTagaggggggggaaaaatcaGACGTAGAGCATAGCTTCAGGTAACATGCTCAACAGCTCCTCTTAGCCTGAGGCAGCCTTGTAAATATTTGTCAACTTTCTAGGTTACTTTATTTTGAGCATGTTACAGCTGTTATCTGTGTTACATATGAGGAAGAGCTAGGTAGTGATATCTTGTCTGCAAACTTTCCTTTCGGCAGAGCTAGAGGAACAGACTAGAAGAGCTCTAGAACTGGATCAAGAACGAAAGCGTGCAAAAGAGGAAGCAGAGCGCCTGGAAAAAGAGCGTCGAGCAGCTGAAGAAGCTAAAGCTGCTCTAGCCAAGCAGGCAGCTGATCAAATGAAGAACCAGGAGCAGCTAGTAAGAAGCTTTAACcctattttgaaacaaattgaAAAAGATGATTGAAAATTTAGCCTTTTTTCTTGGTTATATCTATTTTGTCAAATGGACAAGTATGTTGAAACACAGATAAAAGTATGTGAAATACTGTTACAGATTGTTTGGGGAACTTTTTTAGAAAACCATATTAGATTTGCCActacttgcaagaaaaaaataaaactctggaGCTGTAGGAAATTAAATGAAGAAGTAGACATTTCAGGCTGACAACACTCACTACATTCTCTTTCTAATAGTGTCAGGCTTATCCAACTGAGAACAAGAGTAGCTTCCTTCTGCAGTCCACTGGGAAGCCTGTTCTCTGAGGCAGGTCTGTTCTGAAGcttgatggtggtggtggggagttGGTGAcactgtggtttggggtttttttttgttgttgttgttttgggttcccccccccccaccccgtttcCAGCATTTCACAGTATCTTCTCATGTTCTGTGCTAGACTATTCCTAATTCAAGATTTTCACGTAACAACTGAGGCACAAGAATAGTAGAAAAAATGATTTCTCAACTATAAAATGACTTTTGATCTTCTATAAACTTAGCACACAATTCTGAAGGCGAGATTTAGCTTAATAATACTGAGATTATGATCCAGAATCATGATCTTATTGGTGGAACCGTTAAAGTTGTATTAAACTGAAACAGCCCCAAATGCTAATTTGTAACTACAGCTTGCTCTTACCCAGCAAGCTTTGGAAGtgcagaagataaatattttttctggactTATTTCCATCAGGCAAGAGTACTGATTCATTCCTTCTGTCAGGTATGcttaaaatttctatttttagcAGAGAAGTGATGGATGGTAACTACCTCTTTTCAAGGCGGATCACAGCAAAGGctctgctttcttccactgcagagCCAAAAATGATAGCAAATTAAaacttctgcttcattttttttttgtttttcaggcagCAGAACTTGCTGAATTTACTGCCAAGATCGCACTTCTAGAGgaggccaagaaaaaaaaagaagaggaagccTCAGAATGGCAGCACAAAGTAATGAGCTCATGCTGTGTGAAGTCAGAACTTCAAAGAAACTAAGGGAGATGAGTGTGGAAATCCCACGGGAAGTCCATGGGATTGAATCTCTCTTTCCCTTAGGCTTCAGAGAAGCCTTTCTTAAAGGTTTTTGTTCTCCAGTCTACTAAAACCAGCCTATACTTCTATTTAACTCATTTCTTAAATAGTCATGAAGGGGGGAAAATTCTCATCACAAAGGTATGATCGAAGATTTGAAATGGCTTCCTTACATATGGTGATGAAATAGATTGGAGCTTCGTGTTGGAAAAGAAAACACCTCAGGAGTTTGAATTATGAGTGGTGGTGAAAAGATGAACCAGAACAATAACAAAGACACATCGAATGCAACTGGACAAtagtttaaagcaaaatattatttcttcacaaaatctGTAATTAGCTATGGATGTGAATACTAATTGTTTGCACAGGTTCAAAAAAGTGATTGAACAAATTCTTATAAGTTCTGGTTGAATATGAAATTTGAAGACATTACCTTTGACTTAGGAAGTCCCTGAGCCTCAAATTTCAGGAGGCTAGGAAAGTTGTAAAGCAATCGGTACGACTGTCCTGTTCTCTCACTCTTCTCTTGTCTACTGCTGGAAATAGCTGCACTCTGGTACCACTGGTTTTGAGTCGTATCTTTTTTTACTCTGTATTCCTATTTGACAATTTTCAGTTTGTAAGCTAGTCATATCATTTATAAAGGAGAGTTTGCATGTGTCTGAAAAcatctcaaatatttatttttacttttctgactattcataaatccttttaaaatatgctaaGTACTGTTTACTATATTTAGGCTTTTGCAGCCCAAGAGGACTTGGAAAAGACCAAAGAAGAACTGAAATCTGTGATGTctgctcctcctccacctcctcccccaccAGTTATTCCTCCAACAGAGAATGAACACGATGAACATGATGAGAACAATGCCGAAGCCAGTGCAGAACTGTCTTCTGATGGTGTCATGAATCACAGGAGTGAGGAAGAACGggtaacagaaacacagaaaaatgaacgTGTTAAGAAGCAGCTCCAGGTAATGAATATTCATAGTTGTATCAATGTAATTCGggctttgtgttttcattatttgtCAAAAATCTCATTGAAAGTATGGTGTGCCAAGGAAACGGCCTTTTTATCATTTACTAGGTTTATTGCTAGTTTACCAACCAATATCATTCATAGTGTTCTAGAAGTGGAATAGATAGAAAGATTAGATGTAAGATTGTGCTTTATACCTTAAAAGTATTAGCATGTTGTCGCATTGGCCAGTAAACATTTCTAATAGTTACATAATGTCCAGGACATTGAATGTTAAAACATAATGCTTTCCTTTCTCAATACTGAAATTCATTAAGCAGTAGGAACAGATACTTGCTTGAtagtatttgtatttatttgcagTCATTCACAGACATTGTAAATGCAAAAACTAAATTATGCCCATTTTGGATTAGTCTTGTTTCCCTGAAATGGAGCATAATCTCCTAGACTAGTCTTACCCATCAAAGTATAATAGTCTATATTAGTGGTAACCCTTTGCCTTGTTATGAAATGTCTAtttaggaaggaaataaaagaaatggaaagctgcttctttttctgGCAGCAATATCTTAGTAGCGTGTATGTGTAATATCCTTTCTGCTTGGCCAATCACTGAACAGGATCAGGGAGATAAACAAGAGCTGTCTTTAGTCAAgcagaaattgaaaaataaggTCATTCTCCTGCTTTATCCTGCTGGTCCCTTTCTTCTTGAATGTTAGAGTatgaggcctttttttttttttctttattttgattaCCACACTTATGTAAGGAAAGAATCCTAtgctctccttctctctccctctgcagtCTTTCTGATAGATCTCAGAACTTGAGTTACTAAACAGCACAAGGGTTTCATAGATTGGCATTCAAGAAATCCTTATCCAAGCTGCAGAATAGTTGTTATCAGAAATTCCAGAATCGTTAAAAGATTAGTCAAAGcacttaaatacaaatattttattcaacAGGCTTTAAGTTCTGAGTTGGCTCAAGCCAGAGATGAAaccaagaaaacacaaaatgatgTCCTTCATGCTGAGAATGTGAAAGCAGGCCGTGATAAGTACAAGACTCTTCGACAAATCCGACAAGGCAATACAAAGCAGCGTATTGATGAGTTTGAAGCAATGTGAGAGCTGTTATTTTGCATATATGTTCCTCGTAAAGCTGAACCACCAACAGAGAAAAAAGCAGGCCTTTGCAGATTTGATGGATTGCACCCCACTTTGCCAAAGCACTTAATACCAGTTTGACTACAGTGGCTAGAAGACAAATTTAGGGGAAGCTATTCAACAGTTAGGCAGTCTGTCATCCCTAGcttttgggggggagggtgtgAAGAATGATAGCAGTTTTTTCTCCACGTTTTCAGTTTCATTggttcatatttttttctttggaaactgaTGTGAAGTATATAATGACTGACAAGTGTATATATtgcttaaaattaagaaatagaaAGAAGAGTGGAACTGAACCTAAACTGGGTAGGTACTATTTCAGTATAAagtttgaaattacatttttcaatgTAGCTAAACCATTAAGAGTTTGATATTgctgactttttgtttttttttttcctcccaagtgaAATTCTTTGGTGTTTCATGTCCTGTCATCATTGATGGTTTTCTTTGCCTGCCTGTTCACAAAGGTCTGGATGGCAGGTGGTAGttccaggaaatatttttaaatggaacacTACCTGTGGGCAGCACATGGCTGTTGATAGGTTTGAATAAGTATTGCTTTTCCTAGGTGATTCTTTTAGATGTGCAAAATGTTCTaatgcagcaaaggaaaaaaaaaaatacaaagcttcaTGTGCTATTtgcttgtaattattttatttgcagtagGGAGACCTGGACCTTTCTGGCAAGGGAGCATATGAAAACATCAgtcccagggaggggacagtATCCTACCTCACTACTATGTACATGATGACTGGTCCTTCAAACACCATGaaaaaaaactgtttaaattGACTAACAGTGATATCATAGAATGCTAGGAGCCCTTACTCCTAggattttgttttactttaagaTGGATTTATAGTGCTAAATACTGTCTAACTGCCTTTTGTTGAGCTTAAATTGTAAAAGCAcattacatattttaaagctATAACCTGTCACTGGTATACTATCTCCTGGAAGGGGTGTAGAATGTGCGTGTCAGTTTGTCTTTGGGTTtccaaatataaaatgaaagtttCTAGAATTGGACTAAAAGTGTTTGTAGCTTCAGTTTCCAGTGAAGCTAGTATTGTAATTGTCATATCTGATGTCAGATCATTGTTATTAAGTCCTTTCCCTCTTGAAAAGGAGACCTGCTTTTTTGAGAAATTTGCTTAGAAATTGAACTTTAGAAATAACTTTAATGTGGACTGCAGTTATTCCTTCTGTTATAGTACCCTACTAAATATCTACAGTGGAAGATCCTGCTTTCTCTGAGGATGGTTCAGCTCTTTTCTGTTTGATATTATGCACTCATAAATTTACACTTATCTATTAAAATTTGCcattttattaaacattttttcatgcaCAGTAGGTTTAAATTTCTTATGAACAGTCCAActaagtttgtttgtttttttttttttttattttgcgGAGTTAAAGGCTGGCTATGTGGGGTTacatcatgaaaataaaataaagatacattaatatattttttggtttgtggggcTAAACATATCTGGTTGACCTTAAAGACTGATGTGCAGATGGTGTGCACATGCCTCAAAATGCTGCTTGGTGGAAGTTGGTGTTTCTACTTGCAGTGCATTCTAAGAACAGTTTTTGTTTCACAGGCTTCATACACCGAAGCTTAAACAAAGTTATGAAGGTATTCAAACAGTTTGCCATAGCAGGTGAAATACTGTGCTTCCAGtgagttttcattttctctggaaaGTGTGCATTAACACTGATACATCAGTTTCAGAGTTGGGAAAAAATACCGGTAAAGTTTGCTGTTCATAAATCTGCAATATATAGAGTAGGGCTAAATGGATTAGATCCATTTAAAAagctgtgtgatttttttttttttttctaaacaaccAGGAACAACCATTTGTAATACAGATTTTCACAATGAACAAAGTGGTAATAGCTGCTGTCACCAGCAGTTGGGAACACTTACTGGtgcagaaatactaaaaatacatttaatgattACTTGGTGAAGTAATTTTCCACATGCTTTTCCTTTAGCATCATGTTTTGTGTTGTACAATTAAGCTACAATTACATCTACTATTTTGGATAACATTCATTGGTTAACAATAAAGAGATACAGTTAATTTCTCTGAGGTCCATTGTTGTTATTTAATGCCCTTTATTTCTGACAACTTTACTAAATGCACTGTAATAGCCTTTTCCAGAGCAGTGTACAAATTTTGATCATCTTTTGTTTCACACCCTGgtcaaaatgaaatttaaaaaaatactcaaattGTATCCCTAGAGAATGGTACTCTGCTTAAGAAATTACCACATAGAGTTGGGAGGAAGCACTGGTGATTGTCAATTCAAAACAGGATGTGAATCATCAGAGCAAATTGGCTCTCTTGAAAACAGAGGGTAATTTGGCCACATAAGAGCTCTATATGGGTAATGTAAGAACTTTCAATCACTGCCTACATATTGCTTAGCCCCAGGTTAAGTGAAATTTTGTTTAATAGGTCAATGTCTTAAGCTTAAACCTTGATGTGTTTTTTTGATACTGCACATTATAGTGGACAGTGCTGTCAAATATATGCATGGCCATATGTTTTAGATAATAGCAAGTTTATGGGCTTTTTCACCTGTCTAAAACACTTGGAGAAGGCAGGAACAGTCCTGTATAAATAGTTATACAGATTAATCTGCTAAGACCTGAGACCTCTTCTCAGGTGACATTCCATTCTATCTTGTATTTGTTTGGCCTTGCACTTAGTACAAGCACATGACCCTTTTTGTTAGTCTGTATGGCAGAATTGCTATGATAAATTAAAAAGTGTGTACTCGATACTTTTAACTGTGCATATTTCTAGTTTTATACTTCTCTCTTCTTGGAGCCTCTCCTGCTTCAGCATTAGATTTGCGTTTTCTCATTTATTAGAGAGCTTCTGCATAGGTATGTGACTTCAGAATATTGTGCTCAAAAGGGGAGGTAAATGctttgaacaggtttttttttaaatattttcttgaggtGGAGAGAAAAGATGCAAAACAGTACCACTATTTATGGGACAGACTCATACTATCACCCAGAATGCCTTGATGTGAAAGAAGATACTCTGTCTTCTTGAACTAGTCCCCTCTGCACATCAAAACCTACATTTTCTGTTGGTTGTACTCTTCGAGTACATGTTTCTTATATACtctgtttattttgttcaaaacagaacaaaattcaTGTCTGTCTTTTTATAAACCAGTTTGGAAAGCGTTACTGTGCTTTTGCCTCCTTCTTAAAACTTGTTCTCTGGGCTATTCAAGTTACCTGCTTAAGCACTTCTgaggaaaaaggatttttgttctaaattaaatatattaagcTTCTGAGGAGAAAGTAACCTCAAgtatgtttttcttaattttttttaaagagtattatAGAAATTAAAACGATTcattaaaacctttttcttttgaaaagggACTTTTTTGCGAATATTTTCCATGTCTGCTCACGTGTGGACCATCTAAAAAGTTGTTCTTCCTGAAACATCAGATTAATTTCAAGAATTAGGGATTTCAACAGAGGTGATGTATCCCAGAGGGATGAGGTTGCTGATGCTAGTGTTCATAAGTGTACTTTGAGTAAAAATATCAACATAAGAACACTGAAAGCTTCCTTACAAAAGAGCAAAGTTCACTTATTAATAGAAGTTGTCATACATATAACAATGTATTTTGGCTGGGTGATAAGATTTTCCTGGAAAATGTAATAAGTGTCAATGGATCAGCATATAAACTGTGGTAATTTCTTTGACCCCCTCAGAGCATATCCTGTTGTTCGTGCTTAGAGATGGAGAGTACCTGCCTCCCAGCCAAAATGCCATGCTGGCTGGTCAGCTGGTTGGGTGGCTAGGAGATGGTTCTGGCTGGCCGCTGTGGGCACTCGCCAGGCAGTGtgtccctctgctctgctcccaaGCAGGCCAATGCAGCACCTTTCCTCCCGAACCAATTGGTCTGCAAGCATGTCAGTTTTACACGAGTGCTCCTTTTCCCAGTTTGGGGACCTAGTCAGCAGTAAGGAGCAGCTCGGGGCTGGAAAGGATGGTGTAGTAGTGAAAAGTAACAGTGGATGGctataagaaaaacaaaaaacaaaacaaatcaaaaaacccctaaacacacacacaaaaaaaaccccaaacacaaatgTGAACTAGAACCCTTAAGTGGCCCATTTATTCACTTTGTGTTGAGGACTCCTTTTCAGTGTACTATTGCAGCATCCATAAATTCACTGTGTGTGACCAGTAGTTTGTTTAGCAAATTCAGCAGCCAATTTGCAGGAGGGAGTTGCAGTTCTCATTTCGCTGAGCTGAGCTCAGATCTATAGGCATAGGCcagattttgttttgattcatGGAGTCTGTCACTTGTGTTCACTTTACTATTTGCAGACTCTGAGTTGACAGACTTCTCCTTTGGAGTGCAGTTAAAGAAACTTtgacttgttttgctttttctgccttCCATGTGAAGAGCTTGCTGACATATCAAATGTATATTTCATGTAATGTGAATGAAGTGGACTCACCAAAGCTCAAAAGCCTCCCCCCAAAACTCCAATCCTAAGCCATCAAATTTCTTCACAAGGAAAGACCACAGTGTTTGCAGCAGTGCCTGCAGTATTCTAGATATTCAGGAAGAGATAAATTATGCCCACATAGC belongs to Strix uralensis isolate ZFMK-TIS-50842 chromosome 2, bStrUra1, whole genome shotgun sequence and includes:
- the RDX gene encoding radixin isoform X1, which translates into the protein MPKPINVRVTTMDAELEFAIQPNTTGKQLFDQEWKLWILFHFPNVVKTVGLREVWFFGLQYVDSKGYSTWLKLNKKVTQQDVRKENPLQFKFRAKFFPEDVSEELIQEITQRLFFLQVKEAILNDEIYCPPETAVLLASYAVQSKYGDYSKEIHKLGYLANDRLLPQRVLEQHKLTKEQWEERIQNWHEEHRGMLREDSMMEYLKIAQDLEMYGVNYFEIKNKKGTELWLGVDALGLNIYEHDDKLTPKIGFPWSEIRNISFNDKKFVIKPIDKKAPDFVFYAPRLRINKRILALCMGNHELYMRRRKPDTIEVQQMKAQAREEKHQKQLERAQLENEKKKREIAEKEKERIEREKEELMERLRQIEEQTMKAQKELEEQTRRALELDQERKRAKEEAERLEKERRAAEEAKAALAKQAADQMKNQEQLAAELAEFTAKIALLEEAKKKKEEEASEWQHKAFAAQEDLEKTKEELKSVMSAPPPPPPPPVIPPTENEHDEHDENNAEASAELSSDGVMNHRSEEERVTETQKNERVKKQLQALSSELAQARDETKKTQNDVLHAENVKAGRDKYKTLRQIRQGNTKQRIDEFEAM
- the RDX gene encoding radixin isoform X2, giving the protein MPKPINVRVTTMDAELEFAIQPNTTGKQLFDQVVKTVGLREVWFFGLQYVDSKGYSTWLKLNKKVTQQDVRKENPLQFKFRAKFFPEDVSEELIQEITQRLFFLQVKEAILNDEIYCPPETAVLLASYAVQSKYGDYSKEIHKLGYLANDRLLPQRVLEQHKLTKEQWEERIQNWHEEHRGMLREDSMMEYLKIAQDLEMYGVNYFEIKNKKGTELWLGVDALGLNIYEHDDKLTPKIGFPWSEIRNISFNDKKFVIKPIDKKAPDFVFYAPRLRINKRILALCMGNHELYMRRRKPDTIEVQQMKAQAREEKHQKQLERAQLENEKKKREIAEKEKERIEREKEELMERLRQIEEQTMKAQKELEEQTRRALELDQERKRAKEEAERLEKERRAAEEAKAALAKQAADQMKNQEQLAAELAEFTAKIALLEEAKKKKEEEASEWQHKAFAAQEDLEKTKEELKSVMSAPPPPPPPPVIPPTENEHDEHDENNAEASAELSSDGVMNHRSEEERVTETQKNERVKKQLQALSSELAQARDETKKTQNDVLHAENVKAGRDKYKTLRQIRQGNTKQRIDEFEAM